One window from the genome of Musa acuminata AAA Group cultivar baxijiao chromosome BXJ1-4, Cavendish_Baxijiao_AAA, whole genome shotgun sequence encodes:
- the LOC135653487 gene encoding cell cycle checkpoint protein RAD17-like isoform X1 gives MRKRNPVLVLSSSDEEGDGVRGCATSGGRCSSRRGSRSASAARKRPRGRGSRKSLPSASRDGNVAEFDMPSEEFCDHLHDFSKTPGITQTDRKELWTEKHKPHSLAELAVHKKKVEEVKRWLEERMKAPKEGIENCVLITGRSGVGKSTAIHVIASLLGADLCEWMSPTPTLWEEHVHNSNSGIQYMSKLDEFEGFIEKIRKYSLLHGAHAEELRRPTVLLIDDIPVTKGRASFSRLRKCIKTLIQSAQTPTVILITEYHKIESADSATEYWEELESSIEQAGAYKVGFNPITENSIKKTLTRICQEEKCDVPAQWIDHIARVSGGDIRHAITSLQYCCIKMVKSFPVHESVPNDTHDELKSGSPSLLSSASSGDGHINPQISLPWGRDEKITLFHALGKFLHNKRETPHAFALAPDLFTLKKKYARNPLKMDAPEEVLLQAHGQARTITDFLHENVLDFVSDEATDSGWVVNSYLSDADYMLASILHPKFCRITETNESDSVRELVAASVAVRGVLFGNSHPSPSRWHTIRTPKLWQIEQTSRHSKIQMLPERFATYGTSSFCSLSSIATEYRPTIKWFYSPVNVHAHDNISESLHGEDDMDCTDGSLEGKKSGESEEDDIEDW, from the exons ATGCGGAAGAGGAATCCCGTGCTGGTGCTCTCCTCCTCGGACGAGGAGGGCGATGGGGTCCGAGGCTGCGCCACCTCCGGCGGTCGCTGTTCCTCCAGGCGAGGATCGAGATCCGCGTCGGCGGCAAGGAAGAGACCCCGAGGTCGGGGCTCAAGGAAGAGCTTACCCTCGGCGTCACGGGATGGGAATGTG gctgaatttgatatgcctTCTGAAGAATTCTGTGATCATCTTCATGATTTCAGCAAAACACCAG GAATTACACAAACAGACAGAAAAGAGCTTTGGACTGAGAAACATAAACCCCATTCCTTGGCAGAGCTTGCTGTCCATAAAAAGAAG GTTGAAGAGGTCAAAAGATGGTTGGAAGAGAGAATGAAAGCACCAAAG GAAGGAATAGAGAACTGTGTTCTTATCACTGGCCGATCTGGAGTTGGAAAATCA ACAGCTATCCATGTAATTGCATCACTACTTGGAGCTGATTTGTGTGAATGGATGTCTCCCACACCAACACTCTGGGAAGAGCATGTCCATAATTCTAATTCGG GAATACAGTATATGTCAAAGTTGGATGAATTTGAAGGCTTCATAGAAAAGATAAGAAAATATTCATTGCTTCATGGAGCGCATGCAGAAGAATTAAGGAGACCAACAGTTCTCTTAATTGATGACATACCAGTGACAAAAGGAAGAGCTTCTTTTTCAAGATTAAGGAAGTGCATAAAAACTCTTATTCAGTCAGCTCAGACACCTACAGTCATTTTGATTACTGAATATCACAAAATTGAGTCCGCTGATAGTGCAACAGAATACTGGGAGGAACTTGAATCATCTATTGAACAAGCTGGGGCTTATAAG GTAGGTTTTAATCCTATAACAGAAAATTCCATCAAGAAAACTCTTACTAGAATATGCCAAGAAGAGAAGTGTGATGTCCCTGCACAATGGATTGATCATATAGCCAGAGTGAGCGGAGGTGACATCAGACATGCCATAACTTCTTTACAATATTGTTGCATAAAGATGGTCAAATCATTCCCTGTTCATGAATCAGTTCCAAATGACACTCATGATGAACTAAAATCTGGTAGTCCCAGTTTATTGTCAAGTGCAAGTTCTGGAGATGGGCACATTAATCCTCAGATTTCATTGCCATGGGGAAGAGATGAAAAAATTACTCTATTTCATGCCTTGGGGAAGTTCCTTCACAACAAGAGAGAGACACCACATGCTTTTGCACTGG CACCAGATTTGTTCACTTTGAAAAAGAAATATGCAAGGAATCCACTGAAAATGGATGCTCCAGAGGAAGTTCTTCTACAGGCACATGGGCAAGCACGGACCATTACGGATTTTCTCCATGAAAATG TTCTTGACTTTGTAAGTGATGAGGCAACTGATAGTGGATGGGTTGTGAACTCTTATCTAAGTGATGCCGACTACATGCTTGCCAGCATTCTGCATCCAAAGTTTTGTCGAATAACTGAGACAAATGAATCAGATAGTGTTAGAGAACTAGTTGCTGCTTCAGTTGCAGTACGTGGTGTGTTGTTTGGAAATTCACATCCATCACCTTCAAG GTGGCACACTATCCGTACCCCAAAACTTTGGCAAATTGAGCAAACATCACGACACAGTAAG ATTCAGATGTTGCCTGAGAGGTTTGCAACCTATGGAACTTCCAGTTTTTGCAGTCTGTCATCCATAGCCACTGAATATAGACCGACGATCAAATGGTTCTATTCACCTGTCAATGTTCATGCTCATGATAATATTTCAGAAAGCCTACATGGGGAAGATGACATGGATTGTACAGATGGAAGTTTAGAAGGAAAGAAATCAGGGGAAAGTGAGGAGGATGATATAGAAGATTGGTAG
- the LOC135653487 gene encoding cell cycle checkpoint protein RAD17-like isoform X3, producing MRKRNPVLVLSSSDEEGDGVRGCATSGGRCSSRRGSRSASAARKRPRGRGSRKSLPSASRDGNVAEFDMPSEEFCDHLHDFSKTPGITQTDRKELWTEKHKPHSLAELAVHKKKVEEVKRWLEERMKAPKEGIENCVLITGRSGVGKSTAIHVIASLLGADLCEWMSPTPTLWEEHVHNSNSGIQYMSKLDEFEGFIEKIRKYSLLHGAHAEELRRPTVLLIDDIPVTKGRASFSRLRKCIKTLIQSAQTPTVILITEYHKIESADSATEYWEELESSIEQAGAYKVGFNPITENSIKKTLTRICQEEKCDVPAQWIDHIARVSGGDIRHAITSLQYCCIKMVKSFPVHESVPNDTHDELKSGSPSLLSSASSGDGHINPQISLPWGRDEKITLFHALGKFLHNKRETPHAFALAPDLFTLKKKYARNPLKMDAPEEVLLQAHGQARTITDFLHENVLDFVSDEATDSGWVVNSYLSDADYMLASILHPKFCRITETNESDSVRELVAASVAVRGVLFGNSHPSPSRWHTIRTPKLWQIEQTSRHSKSETW from the exons ATGCGGAAGAGGAATCCCGTGCTGGTGCTCTCCTCCTCGGACGAGGAGGGCGATGGGGTCCGAGGCTGCGCCACCTCCGGCGGTCGCTGTTCCTCCAGGCGAGGATCGAGATCCGCGTCGGCGGCAAGGAAGAGACCCCGAGGTCGGGGCTCAAGGAAGAGCTTACCCTCGGCGTCACGGGATGGGAATGTG gctgaatttgatatgcctTCTGAAGAATTCTGTGATCATCTTCATGATTTCAGCAAAACACCAG GAATTACACAAACAGACAGAAAAGAGCTTTGGACTGAGAAACATAAACCCCATTCCTTGGCAGAGCTTGCTGTCCATAAAAAGAAG GTTGAAGAGGTCAAAAGATGGTTGGAAGAGAGAATGAAAGCACCAAAG GAAGGAATAGAGAACTGTGTTCTTATCACTGGCCGATCTGGAGTTGGAAAATCA ACAGCTATCCATGTAATTGCATCACTACTTGGAGCTGATTTGTGTGAATGGATGTCTCCCACACCAACACTCTGGGAAGAGCATGTCCATAATTCTAATTCGG GAATACAGTATATGTCAAAGTTGGATGAATTTGAAGGCTTCATAGAAAAGATAAGAAAATATTCATTGCTTCATGGAGCGCATGCAGAAGAATTAAGGAGACCAACAGTTCTCTTAATTGATGACATACCAGTGACAAAAGGAAGAGCTTCTTTTTCAAGATTAAGGAAGTGCATAAAAACTCTTATTCAGTCAGCTCAGACACCTACAGTCATTTTGATTACTGAATATCACAAAATTGAGTCCGCTGATAGTGCAACAGAATACTGGGAGGAACTTGAATCATCTATTGAACAAGCTGGGGCTTATAAG GTAGGTTTTAATCCTATAACAGAAAATTCCATCAAGAAAACTCTTACTAGAATATGCCAAGAAGAGAAGTGTGATGTCCCTGCACAATGGATTGATCATATAGCCAGAGTGAGCGGAGGTGACATCAGACATGCCATAACTTCTTTACAATATTGTTGCATAAAGATGGTCAAATCATTCCCTGTTCATGAATCAGTTCCAAATGACACTCATGATGAACTAAAATCTGGTAGTCCCAGTTTATTGTCAAGTGCAAGTTCTGGAGATGGGCACATTAATCCTCAGATTTCATTGCCATGGGGAAGAGATGAAAAAATTACTCTATTTCATGCCTTGGGGAAGTTCCTTCACAACAAGAGAGAGACACCACATGCTTTTGCACTGG CACCAGATTTGTTCACTTTGAAAAAGAAATATGCAAGGAATCCACTGAAAATGGATGCTCCAGAGGAAGTTCTTCTACAGGCACATGGGCAAGCACGGACCATTACGGATTTTCTCCATGAAAATG TTCTTGACTTTGTAAGTGATGAGGCAACTGATAGTGGATGGGTTGTGAACTCTTATCTAAGTGATGCCGACTACATGCTTGCCAGCATTCTGCATCCAAAGTTTTGTCGAATAACTGAGACAAATGAATCAGATAGTGTTAGAGAACTAGTTGCTGCTTCAGTTGCAGTACGTGGTGTGTTGTTTGGAAATTCACATCCATCACCTTCAAG GTGGCACACTATCCGTACCCCAAAACTTTGGCAAATTGAGCAAACATCACGACACAGTAAG TCGGAGACTTGGTGA
- the LOC135653487 gene encoding cell cycle checkpoint protein RAD17-like isoform X2 gives MGSEAAPPPAVAVPPGEDRDPRRRQGRDPEVGAQGRAYPRRHGMGMWLNLICLLKNSVIIFMISAKHQELHKQTEKSFGLRNINPIPWQSLLSIKRSSQVEEVKRWLEERMKAPKEGIENCVLITGRSGVGKSTAIHVIASLLGADLCEWMSPTPTLWEEHVHNSNSGIQYMSKLDEFEGFIEKIRKYSLLHGAHAEELRRPTVLLIDDIPVTKGRASFSRLRKCIKTLIQSAQTPTVILITEYHKIESADSATEYWEELESSIEQAGAYKVGFNPITENSIKKTLTRICQEEKCDVPAQWIDHIARVSGGDIRHAITSLQYCCIKMVKSFPVHESVPNDTHDELKSGSPSLLSSASSGDGHINPQISLPWGRDEKITLFHALGKFLHNKRETPHAFALAPDLFTLKKKYARNPLKMDAPEEVLLQAHGQARTITDFLHENVLDFVSDEATDSGWVVNSYLSDADYMLASILHPKFCRITETNESDSVRELVAASVAVRGVLFGNSHPSPSRWHTIRTPKLWQIEQTSRHSKIQMLPERFATYGTSSFCSLSSIATEYRPTIKWFYSPVNVHAHDNISESLHGEDDMDCTDGSLEGKKSGESEEDDIEDW, from the exons ATGGGGTCCGAGGCTGCGCCACCTCCGGCGGTCGCTGTTCCTCCAGGCGAGGATCGAGATCCGCGTCGGCGGCAAGGAAGAGACCCCGAGGTCGGGGCTCAAGGAAGAGCTTACCCTCGGCGTCACGGGATGGGAATGTG gctgaatttgatatgcctTCTGAAGAATTCTGTGATCATCTTCATGATTTCAGCAAAACACCAG GAATTACACAAACAGACAGAAAAGAGCTTTGGACTGAGAAACATAAACCCCATTCCTTGGCAGAGCTTGCTGTCCATAAAAAGAAG TTCTCAGGTTGAAGAGGTCAAAAGATGGTTGGAAGAGAGAATGAAAGCACCAAAG GAAGGAATAGAGAACTGTGTTCTTATCACTGGCCGATCTGGAGTTGGAAAATCA ACAGCTATCCATGTAATTGCATCACTACTTGGAGCTGATTTGTGTGAATGGATGTCTCCCACACCAACACTCTGGGAAGAGCATGTCCATAATTCTAATTCGG GAATACAGTATATGTCAAAGTTGGATGAATTTGAAGGCTTCATAGAAAAGATAAGAAAATATTCATTGCTTCATGGAGCGCATGCAGAAGAATTAAGGAGACCAACAGTTCTCTTAATTGATGACATACCAGTGACAAAAGGAAGAGCTTCTTTTTCAAGATTAAGGAAGTGCATAAAAACTCTTATTCAGTCAGCTCAGACACCTACAGTCATTTTGATTACTGAATATCACAAAATTGAGTCCGCTGATAGTGCAACAGAATACTGGGAGGAACTTGAATCATCTATTGAACAAGCTGGGGCTTATAAG GTAGGTTTTAATCCTATAACAGAAAATTCCATCAAGAAAACTCTTACTAGAATATGCCAAGAAGAGAAGTGTGATGTCCCTGCACAATGGATTGATCATATAGCCAGAGTGAGCGGAGGTGACATCAGACATGCCATAACTTCTTTACAATATTGTTGCATAAAGATGGTCAAATCATTCCCTGTTCATGAATCAGTTCCAAATGACACTCATGATGAACTAAAATCTGGTAGTCCCAGTTTATTGTCAAGTGCAAGTTCTGGAGATGGGCACATTAATCCTCAGATTTCATTGCCATGGGGAAGAGATGAAAAAATTACTCTATTTCATGCCTTGGGGAAGTTCCTTCACAACAAGAGAGAGACACCACATGCTTTTGCACTGG CACCAGATTTGTTCACTTTGAAAAAGAAATATGCAAGGAATCCACTGAAAATGGATGCTCCAGAGGAAGTTCTTCTACAGGCACATGGGCAAGCACGGACCATTACGGATTTTCTCCATGAAAATG TTCTTGACTTTGTAAGTGATGAGGCAACTGATAGTGGATGGGTTGTGAACTCTTATCTAAGTGATGCCGACTACATGCTTGCCAGCATTCTGCATCCAAAGTTTTGTCGAATAACTGAGACAAATGAATCAGATAGTGTTAGAGAACTAGTTGCTGCTTCAGTTGCAGTACGTGGTGTGTTGTTTGGAAATTCACATCCATCACCTTCAAG GTGGCACACTATCCGTACCCCAAAACTTTGGCAAATTGAGCAAACATCACGACACAGTAAG ATTCAGATGTTGCCTGAGAGGTTTGCAACCTATGGAACTTCCAGTTTTTGCAGTCTGTCATCCATAGCCACTGAATATAGACCGACGATCAAATGGTTCTATTCACCTGTCAATGTTCATGCTCATGATAATATTTCAGAAAGCCTACATGGGGAAGATGACATGGATTGTACAGATGGAAGTTTAGAAGGAAAGAAATCAGGGGAAAGTGAGGAGGATGATATAGAAGATTGGTAG
- the LOC103994829 gene encoding MYB31 transcription factor31 → MGRSPCCERAHINKGAWTKEEDDRLVAYIRAHGEGCWRSLPKKAGLLRCGKSCRLRWINYLRPGLKRGNFTEVEDELIINLHSHLGNKWSLIAGRLPGRTDNEIKNYWNTHIRRKLLSRGIDPEKHRLIHAPVSGFAMSFAKGEEKDRSLLPCEQEKILGSSSSCSSSSSREGSWQIQKYRCPDLNLDLCLSPPPSQQQVEECTRCFSRCRGLQPTRKECKCDAFLGLGSGLCRSLEMK, encoded by the exons ATGGGGAGGTCTCCATGCTGCGAGAGGGCCCACATCAACAAAGGAGCATGGACCAAGGAGGAAGACGACCGCCTTGTAGCTTACATCCGCGCCCACGGAGAAGGGTGCTGGCGCTCGCTCCCCAAGAAGGCCGGCCTTCTCCGGTGCGGTAAGAGTTGCCGCCTGCGCTGGATCAACTACTTGCGCCCCGGCCTCAAGCGTGGCAACTTCACCGAAGTAGAGGACGAGCTCATCATTAATCTCCACAGCCACCTCGGTAACAA GTGGTCTCTTATAGCTGGAAGGTTGCCGGGAAGGACAGACAACGAGataaagaactactggaacacgcaCATCAGGAGAAAGCTGTTGAGTCGAGGAATAGACCCGGAGAAGCACCGTTTGATCCATGCGCCCGTATCGGGCTTCGCGATGTCTTTCGCAAAGGGTGAGGAGAAGGATAGGAGCCTTCTTCCATGTGAGCAAGAGAAGATacttggcagcagcagcagctgtagtagcagcagcagcagggaaGGGTCATGGCAGATCCAGAAGTACAGGTGTCCGGACCTCAACCTGGACTTGTGTTTAAGCCCTCCTCCGTCACAGCAGCAAGTAGAAGAGTGCACACGTTGTTTTAGCCGTTGCAGGGGGCTTCAGCCGACGAGGAAGGAGTGCAAATGTGATGCCTTTCTTGGGCTCGGATCAGGGTTGTGCAGAAGCCTTGAGATGAAATGA